Below is a genomic region from Billgrantia tianxiuensis.
CAATGTACGCCGACTCCACCCGCAGCGGCGGGGAAGGGATTGTTGCCACAGGCCTGGCTGTGGCACATTGGCAGGGTTTTTCGATACGGCGCCTATCAAACGCTTGCATGAAACGTATAAAGGAATAGCAAACGGTTCTAAGGGGTCGTTGACCTTCCGCCAAGGACGTCAGCGAGTCCAAAACCAAACGGTTCACCCACTGAACCAAGTGAGGACACCATGAAAGTACTCGTCGCGGTCAAACGCGTCATCGACTACAACGTCAAGATCCGGGTCAAGCCGGATCACTCCGACGTCGATCTCACCAACGTGAAGATGGCCATGAACCCCTTCTGCGAGATCGCCGTGGAAGAGGCGGTACGGCTGAAGGAGAAAGGCGTCGCCACCGAGGTGGTCGCCGTGACCATCGGCCCCAAGGCCGCCCAGGAACAGCTGCGTACCGCGCTGGCGCTGGGTGCCGACCGTGCCGTGCATGTCGAGACCGAAGAGCGCGTCGAGTCGCTGGCCGCGGCCAAGCTGCTGGCCAAGGTGGTGGAAGAGGAGCAGCCGGGGCTGGTGATCCTCGGCAAGCAGGCCATCGATACCGACAACAACCAGACCGGCCAGATGCTCGCCGCCCTGGCCGGCCTGCCCCAGGGTACCTTCGCCTCCGAG
It encodes:
- a CDS encoding electron transfer flavoprotein subunit beta/FixA family protein, coding for MKVLVAVKRVIDYNVKIRVKPDHSDVDLTNVKMAMNPFCEIAVEEAVRLKEKGVATEVVAVTIGPKAAQEQLRTALALGADRAVHVETEERVESLAAAKLLAKVVEEEQPGLVILGKQAIDTDNNQTGQMLAALAGLPQGTFASEVKVDGGKVQVTREVDGGLQTVELTLPAVITTDLRLNEPRYAKLPDIMKAKKKPLDVKSPADYGVEVASKLTLLKVESPAERKGGIKVGSVDELVDKLKNEAKVL